A single window of Triplophysa rosa linkage group LG2, Trosa_1v2, whole genome shotgun sequence DNA harbors:
- the prrc2b gene encoding protein PRRC2B isoform X1 produces MSDRLGQITKSKDGKSKYSSLSLFDKYKVKSIETQKTTVVARHGLQSLGKVATARRMPPPAHLPSLKSENKGNDPNVIIVPKDGTGWANKQDQPEQKSSVASSAQLLEWQPPPASQKSVSNLQKPTPITIQESTSSGGPKQWAQLNGKASDPDGLKASSRLQPFSHEEFPTLKAAGEQDKVGKERSVYDPSYGPGPSLRPQNVSSWREGGGRNLQPSGLSAALSSETENKNSSSAETSTPPPSSSSSPISTTSTQPADPKEPSLRPAQPVRRVTPSALQYQHQHHTTTTYHDMLPAFMCPKETREIPGSSDHGPTAVVAPVHFDARFRSAFPAPEPVNGELRRENRFPRMPPRPSARPVRRIGDRAPRPAIINPDDLKDLDELDNDCEDGWAGLHEEVDYSEKLKFSDDEEDRKPSEKKKIWDDWDIHQEQRLSQSSGEAEEEAYLRQSRKTNGRFSSADSQHPQKTSVNSEAAEVPEEPPRQAPSRGKFVSADVSEAVERARRRREEEERRAREERLAACAEKLKKLDEKFGKTEKPLRSETQKEDKEPTQSPGRKSSKQQQDSWQYSTKEASDTPAESSTQDYKDEGYYQNDDEDDCAEPTSPVPDYSRHQKPVPPRFQKQQHQQQQEQVYKMSSWQQSGHPSQSSSAQRGFYPAHVLGFDPRWMMMPPYMDPRMAQGCSSVDFYPPGVHTSGLVKPVIQQEHLNSPGPASDEGCQPSMHQDRRTPSAEPYQVWSQDNYSSARSFTPPYQRQHENGDRGQMDNRSERSCSRNDSYEERGQETEELTHQGFRQGRGSDLTLGSHEGNSALSRSHPGEGEFSKSDHRDVSSGRHQRDDEVFDSKDKSYDSDFWRKDGSLKKDGGGQGQWSDQGSSSSSSISQPSEPSGRSLRRTGPIKKPVLKPLKVEDKENEKPKSEPEEKPVPYRLEKEVVTNVYDLKKDAPPLSNRHSASQHVTSVEDKQVEPPKVEKMSNLPMESHKENCWDSVKSQSVDSSDSREPPAPRRNNWIFIDEEQAFAGTRGASRGRGRGFREFSSRGGARGGRSDNNRGAYNSTQRAARGRGGREFRSEDPQRGKPRRRNVSETHSEASEYEELPKRPRQKAAENGEAPQPIPGDVKRADRESWRSNKVYTDDQSAHGDSRDKTKPSRGFGRSLPPRLNAGYNRGFGARDISTWRGRGNQFGSSSAQENGYNFVTESYPKRPSEREALKYPPKLTGSFAENGVEDREGGYYLDGDNPDNRPLRRRRPPRQDKPPRFRRLQQEREVGGQWSSDNYVNGDFANPWPGRAKGGEEHWPNNYSGGKPQELTVPGEDWETGSENSDFNEWREKRGGGQHGDVMTEAGHGDPSSEKRELSKRSFSSQRPAVDRQNRKSDVAIENKLTRSSDVPSSTGPSKNESWQNGICNTKRVPEDSLSGLSSGSVYSVEQSEENLSTSTTEAAGKIMEKDLKPRTMKGDMTEPLSQYERNTYPVESDSGACVPSPEVFQDALSKKQRRPQEDERRRKDLSVPVSIKNRAIASKMPPRFAKKQGSMSIEQPEETLSTSSLGTEIWETNSTALTVQSSGGDSWTKQVSYTGSEPNSEMVCEWTVGVPSEVGANMNHSPVCQDSDAGPEQSKEHKPGPIGNERSLKNRKGSEGMERLEGPITPVNGVDIHVDNVIPVPPIEFGVSAKDSDFSLPPGSSSVPVSNPVTKLQDALAGNVGLTQAIPMLRRDHLQPGINLNPISFPTADLTLKMESARKAWENSQALPEQGSPGAAVSGAQPACSVGSSSGISYSSFGGVSMPPMPVASVAPSVSMQGSHIPPLYLDGHMFSSQPRLVASNYQQAAPQQIPISLHTSLQAQLGMRGALPVSQSQEMFSSIPPFRSQVYMHPNLSQPSPMVLSGGAPLKGPYSPFPGIQSEMVKSQSGSHYQPMNGSQPLVYDGSLSQAAGMATSQLMDSQLIQVTMPMPGSQLRYGSAQQHLILPQSIQLQQNQNLSVGASRRMMPPGSQPQVLTSSREHSQMDMKGFQFSDKHTHSPGIPSGSYRPGSASPIGKPSGALQGHYTHQGSMVMHMRPPTSGPFPNPIQRPIMQVNKTVIIRSPPYPSPGRELSRSTPTSNPEPALKAPEDGMKVKSLRDVKSSPVIPSKIRDQLPTAQVKSIRTGAIKPQSVKVEEGKA; encoded by the exons ATGTCCGATCGTTTGGGGCAAATAACCAAGTCCAAGGATGGGAAAAGCAAGTATTCCTCGCTCAGCCTATTTGACAAGTACAAAGTAAAGTCAATAGAAACTCAGAAAACCACAG TTGTTGCACGACATGGCTTACAGAGTCTTGGAAAAGTGGCCACTGCCCGCCGCATGCCCCCTCCCGCTCACCTGCCGAGTCTGAAGTCTGAGAATAAAGGAAACGATCCCAACGTGATTATCGTGCCCAAAGACGGTACAGGATGGGCAAACAAGCAGGATCAACCCGAACAGAAGAG TTCCGTTGCATCATCAGCTCAGCTGCTGGAGTGGCAGCCACCGCCGGCTTCACAGAAATCTGTGTCCAATCTTCAGAAGCCCACACCCATAACCATCCAGGAG AGCACAAGTTCAGGTGGACCAAAGCAATGGGCACAGCTCAATGGCAAAGCATCAGATCCGGATG GTTTAAAGGCCTCAAGCCGACTGCAGCCCTTCTCTCACGAGGAATTTCCGACGCTGAAAGCAGCAGGAGAACAGGACAAGGTTGGCAAGGAAAGAAGCGTCTACGATCCGTCGTATGGGCCCGGACCAAGCCTCCGCCCTCAGA ATGTGTCAAGTTGGAGGGAGGGTGGTGGGAGGAACCTGCAGCCCTCGGGACTGTCTGCTGCCCTCTCCAGCGAGACGGAGAACAAGAACAGCAGTTCAGCCGAGACCAGCACTCCCCccccctcctcctcttcctccccCATCTCCACCACCTCCACTCAGCCCGCTGATCCGAAGGAGCCGTCACTGCGGCCCGCTCAGCCTGTACGCCGAGTCACACCATCGGCCCTCCAGTACCAGCACCAGCACCACACCACCACCACCTACCACGACATGCTGCCTGCCTTC ATGTGCCCTAAAGAGACACGTGAGATCCCGGGCTCCTCTGATCACGGCCCCACCGCTGTGGTGGCCCCTGTGCACTTTGATGCACGCTTCAGGTCGGCGTTCCCCGCACCAGAGCCTGTCAA TGGTGAGTTAAGAAGAGAGAACCGATTCCCCCGCATGCCCCCACGACCATCTGCTCGGCCTGTCCGCCGCATAGGAGATCGAGCCCCTCGTCCTGCCATTATCAACCCTGATGACCTGAAAGACCTGGATGAACTGGACAACGACTGTGAAGATGGCTGGGCAG GTCTCCATGAGGAAGTGGATTACAGCGAGAAGCTCAAGTTCAGCGATGATGAGGAAGATCGCAAGCCGAGTGAGAAGAAAAAGATCTG GGATGATTGGGACATCCATCAGGAACAACGGTTATCTCAGAGCTCAGGAGAAGCAGAGGAGGAGGCATACTTACGCCAGTCCAGAAAGACCAACGGACGATTCTCCTCTGCCGATTCTCAG CACCCGCAGAAGACTAGCGTAAACAGCGAGGCCGCAGAGGTGCCAGAGGAACCTCCACGTCAGGCACCTTCCCGTGGGAAGTTCGTCTCTGCTGACGTCTCTGAAGCGGTGGAGAGGGCCCGCAGGCGGCgcgaggaggaggagaggagagcaCGTGAGGAGAGGCTGGCCGCCTGTGCGGAAAAACTCAAAAAACTGGATGAGAAGTTTGGCAAGACCGAGAAACCTTTACGCTCCGAAACCCAGAAAGAGGACAAGGAGCCGACGCAGTCTCCGGGCAGGAAGTCATCTAAACAGCAGCAGGACAGCTGGCAGTATTCCACTAAAG AAGCGTCTGATACACCTGCAGAATCATCCACTCAGGATTATAAGGATGAAGGTTATTATCAAAATGATGATGAGGATGATTGTGCTGAGCCCACCTCCCCCGTCCCAGATTACAGCCGGCACCAGAAGCCAGTTCCACCCCGATTCCAAAAGCAGCAACATCAGCAGCAGCAG GAACAGGTTTATAAAATGTCATCATGGCAACAGTCGGGCCACCCCTCCCAATCCAGCTCTGCTCAGAGAGGCTTTTATCCAGCTCACGTGCTGGGCTTTGACCCACGCTGGATGATGATGCCTCCATACATGGACCCGCGCATGGCTCAGGGGTGTTCTTCGGTAGATTTCTACCCTCCTGGGGTTCACACTTCTG GATTGGTGAAACCTGTCATTCAGCAGGAGCATCTCAATAGTCCTGGTCCTGCCTCTGATGAAGGCTGCCAACCCAGCATGCATCAGGACAGAAGGACACCATCCGCTGAGCCCTACCAAGTGTGGAGCCAAGACAACTACTCATCTGCCCGCAGTTTCACCCCACCGTACCAGAGACAGCATGAGAACGGCGACAGGGGTCAGATGGACAACAGGAGCGAGAGGTCGTGCTCTAGAAACGACTCTTATGAGGAGAGAGGTCAAGAGACCGAGGAACTGACTCATCAAGGATTCCGTCAAGGCAGAGGTTCGGACTTAACACTCGGGTCCCATGAAGGCAACTCTGCATTGAGCAGGAGTCATCCTGGAGAAGGTGAATTCTCTAAATCGGACCACAGAGACGTCTCGTCTGGACGACATCAGAGAGATGACGAGGTATTCGACAGTAAGGACAAGAGCTACGATTCTGACTTCTGGAGGAAGGACGGCAGTCTGAAGAAAGATGGAGGCGGTCAGGGTCAGTGGTCAGACCAAGGTTCCAGCAGCAGCAGTAGCATTAGCCAACCGTCCGAGCCCAGTGGCAGAAGTCTTCGAAGAACCGGCCCCATCAAGAAACCTGTGCTGAAACCCTTGAAGGTTGAAGACAAAGAGAACGAGAAGCCCAAATCTGAACCTGAGGAGAAACCTGTCCCATACCGACTGGAGAAAGAAGTGGTCACCAACGTCTATGATCTGAAGAAAGATGCCCCACCTCTGTCTAACAGACACTCTGCCTCACAACACGTCACATCTGTCGAAGATAAACAAGTTGAACCTCCAAAAGTTGAGAAAATGAGCAACCTGCCTATGGAGTCGCACAAGGAGAACTGTTGGGACAGTGTGAAGTCTCAGTCTGTAGACAGCTCTGATAGCAGAGAGCCGCCGGCACCACGCCGCAACAACTGGATATTCATCGATGAAGAGCAGGCTTTCGCCGGGACCAGGGGAGCGAGCCGAGGACGTGGACGGGGTTTCAGAGAGTTCAGTTCTCGTGGTGGAGCTCGTGGAGGACGTAGCGACAACAACAGGGGAGCCTACAACAGCACCCAGAGAGCCGCACGGGGCCGTGGAGGTCGGGAGTTTAGGAGCGAGGACCCACAGAGAGGTAAACCCCGCAGACGCAACGTCAGCGAGACGCACAGCGAGGCCTCAGAGTATGAGGAGCTGCCCAAACGTCCGCGACAGAAGGCAGCTGAGAACGGAGAGGCTCCGCAACCCATCCCCGGAGATGTAAAGAGGGCCGACAGAGAATCGTGGCGATCCAACAAGGTCTACACGGACGATCAGAGTGCCCATGGTGATTCCAGAGACAAGACCAAGCCGTCTAGAGGGTTTGGAAGGTCTTTACCCCCTCGTCTCAATGCTGGATACAACCGTGGATTTGGAGCCAGGGACATTTCTACATGGAGAGGACGAGGAAATCAGTTCGGAAGCAGCTCCGCGCAAGAGAACGGGTACAACTTTGTTACCGAATCCTATCCTAAACGCCCATCGGAGCGTGAGGCATTGAAGTACCCCCCGAAATTGACTGGATCGTTCGCAGAGAATGGCGTTGAGGACCGGGAAGGCGGCTACTATCTAGATGGCGATAATCCGGACAACCGACCGTTGAGGAGGCGACGTCCCCCTCGCCAAGATAAACCTCCACGCTTCAGACGATTACAGCAGGAACGGGAAGTCGGAGGTCAGTGGAGCAGTGACAATTACGTAAACGGAGACTTTGCTAATCCGTGGCCGGGTCGCGCTAAGGGTGGAGAGGAGCACTGGCCCAACAACTACTCTGGAGGAAAGCCGCAGGAGCTCACGGTTCCGGGCGAGGATTGGGAGACGGGCTCTGAGAACAGCGATTTTAATGAGTGGAGGGAGAAACGGGGAGGAGGACAGCACGGTGATGTGATGACAGAGGCGGGTCACGGTGATCCCTCATCAGAGAAGAGAGAGCTCTCCAAACGAAGTTTCTCTAGCCAACGGCCAGCCGTGGACAGACAAAACCGAAAGAGTGACGTGGCCATCGAGAACAAGTTAACTCGATCATCAGACGTCCCGTCATCTACGGGTCCAAGTAAGAACGAGAGCTGGCAGAACGGCATCTGTAACACCAAGCG CGTTCCTGAAGACTCGCTGTCAGGTCTGAGCTCTGGCTCTGTGTATAGTGTGGAGCAGAGCGAGGAGAATCTTTCCACCAGCACCACTGAAGCTGCAGGGAAGATCATGGAGAAAGATCTGAAACCAAGAACAATGAAGGGAGACATGACGGAACCGCTGTCTCAGTATGAGCGCAACACTTACCCAG TCGAGAGCGACTCGGGAGCGTGTGTACCGAGTCCAGAGGTGTTCCAGGACGCGCTGTCCAAAAAACAAAGACGGCCACAGGAAGACGAGCGCAGGCGGAAGGATCTAAGCGTTCCA GTTTCAATAAAGAACCGAGCAATCGCATCAAAAATGCCTCCACGCTTTGCGAAGAAGCAGGGCAGCATGTCCATCGAGCAACCCGAGGAGACGCTGTCCACGAGCAGCTTAGGAACGGAGATCTGGGAGACGAACAGCACAG CCCTGACCGTCCAGTCATCAGGTGGTGATTCGTGGACGAAACAGGTTTCTTACACAGGGAGTGAACCCAATTCAGAG ATGGTGTGTGAGTGGACTGTGGGTGTGCCGTCTGAGGTTGGCGCTAACATGAACCACTCTCCGGTGTGCCAGGATTCGGATGCAGGACCCGAGCAGAGTAAAGAACACAAGCCGGGACCCATCGGGAACGAGCGCTCGCTGAAGAACCGGAAGGGCTCTGAGGGAATGGAGCGTCTGGAGGGTCCCATCACCCCCGTCAATGGTGTGGACATTCACGTAGACAACGTCATTCCCGTCCCGCCCATCGAGTTCGGCGTCAGCGCGAAGGATTCTGACTTCAGCCTTCCTCCGGGGTCCTCGTCGGTGCCCGTGTCCAACCCTGTTACTAAGCTTCAGGACGCGCTCGCTGGGAAC GTGGGCTTGACTCAGGCCATCCCGATGCTTCGCAGAGATCATCTTCAGCCTGGAATTAACCTCAATCCCATCAGCTTCCCCACCGCAGACCTCACGCTGAAG ATGGAGTCGGCACGTAAAGCGTGGGAGAACTCTCAGGCTCTTCCAGAGCAGGGATCTCCAGGTGCCGCTGTCTCCGGGGCTCAGCCGGCCTGCAGCGTGGGCTCGTCCAGCGGCATCAGTTATAGCTCGTTCGGAGGAGTGTCTATGCCTCCCATGCCCGTGGCGTCTGTCGCACCCTCTGTCTCCATGCAAG GCAGTCACATCCCTCCTCTGTATCTGGACGGTCACATGTTTTCCAGTCAGCCGCGGCTCGTTGCCTCGAACTACcagcag GCCGCTCCTCAGCAGATCCCCATCTCTCTCCACACATCTCTCCAGGCTCAACTCGGCATGCGGGGCGCTCTGCCTGTGTCTCAGTCTCAAGAGATGTTCAGCTCCATCCCGCCGTTCAG GTCTCAGGTGTACATGCACCCAAACCTGTCTCAGCCCAGTCCCATGGTGCTCTCCGGAGGGGCTCCTCTCAAAGGACCCTATTCTCCATTTCCAGGCATTCAGTCAGAGATGGTGAAATCGCAGTCAGGCTCTCACTACCAGCCCATGAACGGCAGTCAGCCGCTGGTGTACGATGGGTCTTTGAGTCAGGCCGCTGGGATGGCCACCTCACAGCTCATGGACTCGCAGCTCATCCAG GTGACAATGCCCATGCCTGGATCTCAGCTGCGATACGGTTCAGCCCAGCAGCATCTCATTCTGCCCCAGTCCATTCAGCTCCAGCAGAACCAGAATCTGTCTGTGGGTGCTTCGCGTCGGATGATGCCACCCGGCTCTCAGCCTCAAGTCCTGACCAGCAGCAGGGAG CACTCACAGATGGATATGAAAGGATTCCAGTTCtctgataaacacacacactcacctggAATACCCAGCGGCTCCTACAG ACCCGGTTCTGCCAGCCCCATTGGGAAGCCCTCAGGAGCTCTTCAGGGTCATTACACGCATCAG GGCAGTATGGTCATGCACATGAGACCTCCCACCAGTGGCCCGTTTCCCAATCCCATCCAACGTCCCATCATGCAGGTCAACAAGACCGTCATCATCCGCTCTCCGCCCTATCCCAGCCCCGGGCGTGAGCTGTCCCGCTCCACGCCCACCTCTAACCCCGAGCCTGCCCTCAAAGCCCCGGAGGACGGTATGAAG GTGAAGTCTCTGCGTGACGTCAAGAGCTCACCTGTCATTCCCAGCAAAATACGGGATCAGCTGCCGACAGCACAAGTCAAATCTATTCGAACCGGAGCCATAAAACCACAGTCAGTCAAAGTGGAGGAAGGCAAAGCCTAA